One window of Anaerolineales bacterium genomic DNA carries:
- a CDS encoding efflux RND transporter periplasmic adaptor subunit has translation MNHKRPPIPAIVIVLLLVALSIYFIVTQTTGADETALTASGAIEAVQVNIAPEIAGKVTEVLVEEGQSVSVDQTLLRLDPSLLTAQRAVASASVDSATAALAAAQTKFDQTLETSLAAQAAQRAKDWQVTAPGEFDQPNWYIEQEQQIAAAQAELEAAQAAIDDANANLEKVITDLKNSDYLQAEQDLAEARAAFVIAEQVKDQASNASDSGGLNEAAQDYYDDILSNLEDAEEAYNDLMNSDEAEDVEYARGQVLVAQQRYDAAYARLLTLQTGADSPAVIAAAKELDKAKSALAQAEAGLALIDAQIAKLAVSAPMNGVILTRNVEPGEFVQPGATTLTIGNINELTITVYVPENRYGEISLGQSATLTVDSFPDMTFDATVIQIADKAEFTPRNVQTVEGRSSTVFAIKLRVEDPQGKLKIGMPADVVFSEK, from the coding sequence ATGAATCACAAACGTCCACCCATTCCTGCGATTGTCATTGTTCTGTTGCTTGTTGCGTTGAGCATCTACTTTATCGTCACGCAAACGACCGGCGCAGATGAAACTGCTCTCACGGCCTCCGGCGCGATCGAGGCAGTACAAGTCAATATTGCGCCGGAAATTGCTGGAAAAGTAACCGAAGTCCTCGTCGAAGAAGGTCAATCTGTTTCGGTGGATCAAACGCTTCTGCGCCTGGACCCCAGCCTGCTGACTGCCCAGCGAGCCGTTGCCTCCGCCTCAGTAGATTCTGCCACCGCCGCCCTTGCCGCTGCCCAAACCAAATTTGATCAGACGCTCGAAACTTCTCTCGCCGCGCAAGCTGCACAACGCGCCAAAGATTGGCAGGTGACCGCTCCTGGCGAATTCGACCAGCCGAACTGGTACATCGAACAGGAACAGCAGATCGCCGCCGCCCAAGCCGAACTCGAAGCCGCGCAAGCCGCCATTGACGATGCGAATGCGAATCTCGAAAAAGTCATCACCGACTTGAAGAATTCCGATTATCTCCAAGCCGAACAGGACCTTGCCGAAGCACGCGCCGCCTTTGTCATTGCCGAGCAGGTCAAGGATCAGGCGTCCAATGCGTCCGACAGCGGCGGGTTGAATGAAGCTGCGCAGGATTACTATGACGACATCCTCTCGAACCTTGAAGATGCCGAAGAAGCTTATAACGACCTGATGAACAGCGATGAAGCGGAAGACGTGGAATACGCGCGCGGACAAGTTCTCGTTGCCCAGCAGCGATATGACGCCGCCTATGCCCGCCTGCTGACCCTGCAGACCGGCGCTGACTCACCCGCTGTGATCGCCGCTGCGAAGGAATTGGATAAGGCGAAATCCGCTCTTGCGCAGGCAGAAGCAGGTCTCGCCTTGATCGATGCGCAGATCGCCAAACTGGCGGTCAGTGCGCCCATGAACGGAGTCATCCTGACGCGCAACGTCGAACCCGGCGAATTCGTCCAACCTGGCGCAACGACGTTGACGATCGGTAACATCAACGAACTGACCATCACGGTCTACGTCCCCGAAAACCGCTACGGTGAAATATCGCTTGGGCAATCCGCGACATTGACTGTGGACTCTTTCCCGGACATGACGTTCGATGCAACTGTCATTCAAATTGCCGATAAAGCCGAATTTACCCCGCGCAATGTTCAAACCGTGGAGGGTCGCTCGAGCACGGTCTTTGCCATCAAACTCCGTGTGGAAGACCCGCAAGGCAAATTGAAGATCGGGATGCCTGCGGATGTGGTATTCAGTGAAAAGTGA
- a CDS encoding ABC transporter permease has product MNSRLTSIIRKEFIQIFRDMRTLVMILVIPIMQLFLLGYSATNDVRNIPLAVLDRSRSVESRALLDSYRAADYFRIAYSVDSESEIEELISRGEARAAVIIPPDYAQRLSDGNAQVAFILDGSDPTSASTALSAAQLISQAHSTELLTEKFSRTGSNIRVQPPVEVRTTVWYNPDMVSAHFMIPGVIGMILYAIAAILTATSVVRERERGTIEQLIVTPIRSWELIVGKLMPYVILGFINTIEVLAVGHWWFGMPIRGDLGLILLLSSVFLVTGLGIGLFASTIANTQQEAMLTVWMTLLPSIFLSGFFFPLEAMPKILQWLSYLVPLRYYLVIIRSLLLKGVGLEMIQFDVIAMTLFAIGIMTAAALRFRKRLD; this is encoded by the coding sequence ATGAACTCGCGATTGACATCCATCATCCGTAAGGAATTCATCCAAATATTTCGGGACATGCGCACGTTGGTGATGATTCTCGTCATCCCCATCATGCAGTTGTTCCTGCTCGGCTACTCCGCCACGAACGACGTCCGCAACATTCCGCTTGCTGTCTTGGATCGAAGCCGCAGCGTTGAATCGCGTGCGCTGCTTGATTCCTATCGCGCCGCGGATTATTTCCGCATCGCTTACAGCGTGGATTCGGAGTCGGAGATCGAAGAACTCATCTCACGCGGCGAAGCGCGCGCAGCGGTCATCATTCCGCCGGATTACGCCCAGCGTCTCAGCGACGGGAATGCCCAAGTTGCCTTCATCCTCGACGGGTCCGACCCAACCAGCGCATCGACTGCGCTCTCGGCGGCGCAGCTCATCAGCCAGGCTCATTCCACCGAACTCCTCACCGAAAAATTTTCGCGCACAGGCTCGAATATTCGTGTTCAACCGCCCGTCGAAGTCCGCACGACCGTTTGGTACAACCCGGACATGGTCAGCGCTCACTTCATGATCCCCGGCGTGATCGGCATGATCCTTTATGCGATTGCAGCGATTCTCACGGCCACATCGGTCGTACGCGAGCGCGAGCGCGGAACCATTGAACAGCTTATCGTCACGCCAATCCGTTCGTGGGAATTGATCGTCGGCAAACTCATGCCCTACGTCATCCTCGGATTTATCAATACCATCGAAGTATTGGCGGTGGGGCATTGGTGGTTTGGTATGCCCATACGCGGCGACCTCGGATTGATTCTTCTGCTTTCGAGTGTTTTCCTTGTCACCGGCTTGGGCATCGGACTTTTCGCCTCGACCATTGCGAACACCCAGCAGGAAGCCATGCTCACTGTGTGGATGACGCTTTTGCCGAGCATCTTCCTCTCCGGCTTTTTCTTCCCGCTCGAAGCCATGCCGAAAATTCTGCAATGGCTTTCGTACCTGGTGCCTTTGCGATATTACCTGGTCATCATTCGCTCGCTCCTTCTCAAAGGTGTCGGTCTCGAGATGATCCAATTCGATGTCATCGCCATGACTCTCTTTGCCATTGGCATCATGACCGCCGCTGCGCTGCGATTTAGAAAACGACTCGATTAA
- a CDS encoding TetR/AcrR family transcriptional regulator, whose amino-acid sequence MATKAKETPTKGEVTRLAIEDAAVELFIEQGYHATSMRQIADRAGLALGGIYNHFASKEEIFEAIVLDKHPYKKVLPLVLEAQGEDMKAFLQNAVKVTLGELGSEPMYMKLMFIEFVEFNGKHGASILSEIAPKVLPVFERMIKGRKELRVTNPALLMRSFFGMIISYFITEMLISKSVIGKLMPKDTAAAYTDIYLHGILREPV is encoded by the coding sequence ATGGCGACAAAGGCTAAGGAAACACCGACAAAGGGCGAGGTCACCCGGCTGGCGATCGAAGACGCCGCCGTCGAATTGTTCATCGAACAAGGTTATCACGCCACATCGATGCGGCAGATCGCGGATCGGGCTGGGCTTGCGCTGGGCGGAATCTACAACCACTTCGCCAGCAAGGAAGAGATCTTCGAAGCCATCGTCCTGGATAAGCACCCATACAAGAAGGTCCTGCCGCTGGTACTTGAAGCGCAAGGGGAGGATATGAAAGCCTTTTTGCAGAACGCGGTCAAGGTCACGCTTGGGGAACTTGGATCGGAACCGATGTACATGAAATTAATGTTCATCGAGTTTGTGGAATTCAACGGCAAACACGGCGCTTCGATCCTTTCGGAGATTGCGCCCAAAGTGCTGCCGGTGTTCGAACGAATGATCAAAGGCAGGAAGGAACTGCGCGTGACCAACCCCGCCCTGCTCATGCGTTCGTTTTTCGGGATGATCATATCCTACTTTATAACGGAAATGCTCATCTCCAAATCGGTGATCGGAAAACTAATGCCCAAAGACACCGCCGCTGCCTACACAGATATTTACCTTCATGGCATTCTCAGGGAGCCGGTATGA
- a CDS encoding MFS transporter, translating to MFQYTTLEKNIRENLKHNISANLWDGSLFGAALGFASFSTILPLFVASLTDSATLIGLVPAIHSAGWLLPQLFTASHVSRLRQYKRTVLMMTIHERIPFLGLALVALALPFIGLKAGLFLAFLMLVWQGLGGGFTANAWTSMISKIIPPDSRGTFFGMQAGLANLFISISAIGAGYLLNALASPWDFATCFFLASILFTASWFALAATREPEDTEKIIPEEKTHFWDDAKRVLSRDRNFNWFLSVRILSQFATMGFSFYIVYALREFNMTPVIAGYLTATLTISQTIANIGMGWLGDKVGHRVMLILGAVSAVLSAFLAWNATSILWFYPIFILTGMTNVSLWTISMTMTVDFGGESERPIYIGLAQTLTAPATIIAPILGGWVADSAGFVPTFMISAILSLAMLGILIFLVKDPRKIRPRTADNGR from the coding sequence ATGTTTCAATACACCACCCTCGAGAAAAATATCCGCGAAAATCTGAAACACAACATCAGCGCCAACCTGTGGGACGGCAGTCTCTTCGGCGCGGCACTCGGCTTTGCATCGTTCAGCACCATCCTGCCCCTGTTCGTCGCCTCGCTGACCGATTCAGCCACTCTGATCGGCCTCGTACCGGCCATCCACTCGGCAGGCTGGCTCCTCCCGCAACTTTTTACCGCGAGTCATGTGTCGCGCCTCCGCCAATACAAGCGCACTGTTCTGATGATGACCATTCACGAACGTATCCCCTTTCTTGGCCTGGCGTTGGTCGCGCTGGCGTTGCCGTTCATTGGCTTGAAGGCCGGACTATTCCTCGCTTTTTTGATGCTGGTCTGGCAGGGGCTCGGCGGAGGATTCACCGCCAACGCGTGGACCTCGATGATCTCGAAGATCATCCCGCCTGATTCGCGCGGGACATTTTTCGGGATGCAGGCCGGGCTTGCGAATCTTTTCATAAGCATATCCGCCATAGGGGCAGGATACCTGCTCAACGCCCTCGCCTCCCCCTGGGACTTTGCAACCTGTTTCTTCCTTGCAAGCATTCTTTTCACCGCAAGCTGGTTTGCCCTGGCCGCCACGCGCGAGCCGGAAGACACAGAAAAAATCATCCCCGAAGAAAAAACCCATTTCTGGGACGATGCCAAACGCGTTCTGAGCCGCGATAGAAACTTCAACTGGTTCCTCAGCGTGCGCATCCTCTCGCAATTTGCCACGATGGGATTTTCCTTCTATATCGTTTACGCGCTGCGAGAATTCAATATGACCCCGGTCATCGCGGGCTACCTTACCGCCACGTTGACCATCTCACAAACCATTGCCAATATCGGCATGGGCTGGCTCGGAGACAAAGTCGGCCATCGCGTCATGCTCATCCTTGGAGCCGTCTCGGCCGTGTTGAGCGCGTTCCTTGCATGGAACGCAACATCCATCCTATGGTTCTACCCAATCTTCATCCTCACCGGCATGACCAATGTTTCACTCTGGACGATAAGCATGACCATGACCGTGGATTTTGGAGGCGAATCCGAACGCCCCATTTATATCGGGCTGGCGCAAACCCTCACCGCCCCGGCGACCATCATCGCCCCCATCCTCGGCGGCTGGGTCGCAGACAGCGCGGGTTTTGTTCCCACGTTTATGATCTCCGCCATCCTCTCATTGGCAATGCTTGGTATCCTTATATTCCTTGTCAAGGACCCGCGAAAAATACGACCACGGACCGCAGACAATGGACGATAG
- a CDS encoding aminopeptidase P family protein, whose product MSLIQEKVDQAIEILKAQDIDLWLTFVRETSGVRDPVLDFLIGGNDLTWPSALILTKRGDKIVIVGNLEKEAIERMNVYSEVIGYDAAVSGVLRETITRLNPDRIAVNTSRNNVHADGLTHAMYEFLIEYLAGTPYPDRLISAEPVINAMRGRKTKAELARIQRAVEITNEIYRKTFAFIKVGMTEIEVANYMHALMEEYGVGYAWSHENNPAVNSGPNKEIGHTGPTEIKIERGHVIHFDFGVKYEEYCSDIQRVAYVLREGETEAPPEVQRGFITIRTAIEKSREAMKPGATGNSIDTISREIVTDSGYPEYMYALGHQLGRVAHDGGALLGPQWEKYGESPNQKLEAGQVFTIEPGLAVPNYGYIGLEEDVVLTEKGALYIGDPQREIVLIRG is encoded by the coding sequence ATGTCCCTCATTCAGGAAAAGGTCGACCAAGCCATCGAAATTCTCAAAGCGCAGGATATCGACCTCTGGCTTACCTTCGTCCGCGAGACCAGCGGCGTCCGCGACCCCGTGCTCGACTTCCTCATCGGCGGAAACGACCTGACCTGGCCCTCCGCGCTCATCCTCACGAAGCGAGGCGACAAGATCGTCATCGTTGGTAACCTCGAAAAAGAAGCCATTGAGCGGATGAACGTGTACTCCGAAGTCATCGGGTATGACGCCGCCGTGAGCGGAGTTTTACGCGAGACCATCACCCGCCTCAACCCGGATCGGATAGCGGTTAACACATCCCGGAACAACGTCCACGCCGACGGCCTGACCCACGCCATGTACGAGTTCCTCATTGAGTATCTCGCCGGAACGCCCTACCCTGATCGCCTGATCAGCGCCGAGCCGGTCATCAACGCGATGCGCGGACGCAAGACCAAAGCCGAGCTTGCCCGTATCCAAAGAGCGGTTGAGATCACCAACGAAATCTACAGGAAAACCTTCGCCTTCATCAAAGTCGGCATGACCGAGATCGAAGTAGCGAACTACATGCATGCGTTGATGGAGGAATATGGAGTCGGTTATGCCTGGTCTCACGAGAACAACCCGGCTGTGAATTCAGGACCGAACAAGGAAATCGGGCATACAGGTCCCACAGAGATCAAAATCGAGCGCGGACATGTCATTCATTTCGACTTTGGCGTGAAATACGAAGAGTACTGTTCCGACATTCAGCGCGTGGCTTACGTCCTGCGCGAAGGGGAAACCGAAGCCCCACCCGAAGTTCAGCGCGGATTCATCACAATCCGTACGGCGATTGAAAAATCACGCGAAGCCATGAAGCCCGGCGCGACCGGGAACTCGATTGATACCATCTCGCGCGAGATCGTCACCGACTCCGGCTACCCCGAATACATGTATGCACTCGGTCATCAACTGGGACGTGTCGCTCACGACGGCGGCGCATTGCTCGGTCCGCAATGGGAGAAATATGGAGAATCGCCCAATCAGAAACTGGAAGCTGGTCAGGTCTTCACCATCGAGCCGGGGCTTGCTGTTCCCAATTACGGCTACATCGGCTTGGAAGAAGATGTGGTGCTGACCGAAAAAGGCGCCTTGTATATCGGTGACCCACAGCGCGAGATCGTTCTGATAAGAGGCTAA
- a CDS encoding GAF domain-containing protein produces the protein MPARTSSKSTKTKATPQKKSKNTGVSKHHALEKQLAQRDAEIARLSAENLLLVKDKELRAAELQVINNIGQTLTEGLDLKSTLEYVADRLREVLGVKYIGITIADPNTDIVIAQHFYSDQPSFAADRFSFRKYRLGIRMSMKGKGRSWVVNTNVEKSWHKFAGDFLENDLVPKAFILLPLLAGKDAIGGITIADFENENAFDNVSTNMLETIAANMGTAIQNARLFEETQRLLKETEKRTIELQIINNIGQTLTEGLDLQSTIEHVGERLQEILKVQSIAIAVSTTEVNSILAQYIYHKGQRIEPNEDTAENFKFGLRFAARWAGKSWVANTSEKYLEKYIRKFAILGLPKSFAAFPLLSGGEVIGGITIADDERDNAFNDLPIDMLETISSNMGTAIQNARLFDETQRLLKETEQRATELQIINNIGQTLTDGLDLNSTLERVGDRLRTSLKLETIGIVVFDPKSEFGISHYLYVNGKRVNAEHFSMEKYRAGIRLSMRGGGRSWVINTNAEKIWLRYGAYGDEIAKSFVMLPLLAGREVIGGITIVDYEKENAFTDLPIRLIETIASNMGTAIQNVRLFEETQRLLKETEQRATELQIINNIGQTLTEVGDLESMIQRVGERIQEALNINNIAISIFDKETERVIAPYMVRNGEQINITEEIFDLHSYKVMLRASARRGGVSWVVRGDEVEKFWHRWQGSIGDDIPKSVVVVPLLAGREVIGGISLADYKKENAFTDLSLNLLETIASNMGTAVQNVRLFEETKRLFTDAEEARAAAEQANKAKSTFLANMSHELRTPLNAIMGFTQIIKGKAEGLLPDKQISNLDKVLTSSQHLLGLINTVLDIAKIEAGRMDVIPGKFSLGGFADQCLALATPLLKPNVTLEKQVDETIGWVFNDQDKIKQIILNLLSNAAKFTHEGKILLKVEKLEGEMISISVKDSGIGISEEALGRVFEEFQQAETTTTRQYGGTGLGLTISRNLARLLGGDLTAASVLGEGSTFTLTFPVKYQKDSASSAAIVEPVHSAETALTESNKQEEEKNEAHSQKTILVVEDTELNINFITQLLEDDYNLIFAKNGAQGVTLAQLEKPDLILMDISLPIMDGYEATRRIRGSMADIPIIGLSAYAMVGDAEKAKEAGCNDYVTKPVDGNLLKQKIKNYLR, from the coding sequence ATGCCAGCGCGAACATCTTCCAAAAGCACGAAGACGAAGGCAACTCCCCAAAAGAAATCAAAAAACACAGGTGTGTCCAAACATCACGCGCTGGAAAAGCAACTCGCCCAGCGCGATGCAGAGATTGCGCGCCTGTCTGCTGAAAATCTCCTGCTTGTAAAAGACAAAGAACTGCGAGCTGCCGAACTTCAAGTCATCAACAACATCGGGCAAACTTTGACGGAGGGACTGGACCTGAAAAGCACGCTCGAATATGTTGCAGATCGATTACGTGAAGTTCTTGGAGTGAAATATATCGGGATCACCATTGCCGATCCCAATACCGATATCGTTATTGCCCAGCATTTTTACAGCGATCAACCTTCATTTGCTGCAGATCGATTTTCGTTCCGGAAATACAGGCTGGGGATTCGCATGTCCATGAAGGGCAAGGGCAGGTCATGGGTGGTGAATACCAATGTCGAAAAAAGCTGGCATAAATTCGCAGGCGATTTCTTGGAAAATGACTTGGTTCCAAAAGCCTTTATCTTGCTGCCTTTACTGGCAGGAAAAGATGCAATTGGCGGCATCACCATAGCTGATTTTGAAAACGAGAATGCGTTCGATAACGTTTCGACCAATATGCTGGAAACCATTGCTGCAAATATGGGAACAGCCATTCAAAACGCGCGCCTATTCGAGGAAACCCAGCGCCTGCTCAAAGAGACCGAGAAACGGACCATCGAATTGCAGATCATCAACAACATCGGGCAGACGTTGACCGAAGGTCTTGACTTGCAAAGTACGATTGAACATGTAGGAGAAAGATTACAAGAAATTCTTAAAGTCCAAAGTATTGCAATTGCTGTATCCACTACAGAAGTTAATTCTATACTTGCCCAGTATATCTATCATAAAGGGCAGCGGATTGAACCCAATGAAGATACGGCAGAAAACTTCAAGTTCGGGCTTCGCTTTGCAGCAAGGTGGGCAGGTAAGTCATGGGTTGCCAACACCAGCGAAAAATACCTTGAAAAATATATTCGAAAATTTGCAATTCTGGGGCTCCCGAAGTCTTTTGCAGCATTCCCCCTCTTATCAGGCGGAGAGGTGATCGGCGGCATTACCATCGCAGACGATGAAAGGGATAATGCCTTTAACGACCTGCCCATTGACATGCTTGAAACCATATCATCCAACATGGGCACTGCCATTCAAAACGCCCGCCTCTTTGATGAAACCCAGCGTCTGCTCAAAGAGACCGAACAACGCGCCACCGAATTGCAGATCATCAACAACATCGGGCAGACTTTAACTGACGGGCTCGATTTGAACTCAACACTTGAACGCGTGGGTGACAGACTGCGAACCTCGCTGAAACTGGAAACCATTGGCATTGTTGTCTTTGATCCAAAATCCGAATTCGGAATCTCACACTACCTTTATGTAAACGGAAAGCGGGTAAACGCCGAGCATTTTTCGATGGAAAAATATAGAGCGGGCATCCGCCTTTCCATGAGAGGCGGGGGCAGATCATGGGTGATTAATACAAATGCTGAAAAAATCTGGCTCAGGTATGGAGCTTATGGGGATGAAATTGCAAAGTCTTTTGTCATGTTGCCGTTGCTTGCAGGGAGGGAGGTGATTGGCGGGATCACCATTGTCGACTATGAAAAAGAGAATGCCTTTACCGATCTTCCAATCCGCTTGATTGAAACGATTGCTTCGAATATGGGTACCGCCATTCAAAACGTGCGTCTCTTCGAGGAAACCCAGCGCCTACTCAAAGAGACCGAACAACGCGCCACCGAATTGCAGATCATCAATAATATCGGTCAGACCCTGACCGAAGTCGGGGATTTGGAGAGCATGATTCAGCGGGTGGGTGAAAGAATACAGGAAGCGCTGAACATCAACAACATCGCCATTTCCATCTTCGATAAAGAGACCGAACGTGTCATCGCGCCTTATATGGTTCGCAATGGCGAGCAAATCAATATCACCGAAGAAATTTTTGACTTACACAGTTATAAGGTCATGCTTCGCGCTTCTGCCAGAAGGGGAGGCGTTTCATGGGTGGTCAGAGGCGATGAAGTGGAAAAATTCTGGCATCGATGGCAGGGGTCAATTGGAGATGATATTCCAAAATCCGTGGTGGTGGTCCCGCTATTGGCAGGCAGAGAAGTGATCGGAGGAATCTCCCTTGCAGATTATAAAAAAGAGAATGCTTTCACTGATCTTTCTTTAAACCTGCTTGAAACCATCGCTTCCAATATGGGAACTGCCGTTCAAAATGTACGTCTGTTTGAGGAGACAAAACGTCTCTTCACAGACGCCGAAGAAGCCCGCGCCGCGGCAGAACAAGCCAACAAAGCCAAGAGCACCTTCCTTGCCAACATGAGTCACGAACTGCGCACGCCGCTTAATGCCATCATGGGTTTCACTCAGATCATCAAAGGCAAAGCGGAAGGATTATTGCCTGATAAGCAGATCAGCAATCTTGATAAAGTTCTCACCAGTTCCCAGCATCTGCTAGGTCTGATCAACACCGTGCTAGACATCGCCAAGATCGAAGCAGGGCGTATGGATGTCATCCCCGGCAAATTCAGTTTGGGCGGTTTTGCCGATCAATGTTTGGCGCTCGCCACTCCCCTGCTCAAACCCAATGTCACGCTCGAAAAACAAGTGGATGAAACCATCGGCTGGGTCTTCAACGATCAAGACAAGATCAAACAGATCATCCTCAACCTGCTCAGCAATGCCGCCAAATTCACACACGAAGGCAAGATCTTGTTGAAGGTGGAAAAACTCGAAGGGGAGATGATCAGCATCTCGGTGAAAGACAGCGGCATTGGCATCAGCGAAGAAGCGCTGGGGCGCGTCTTTGAAGAGTTCCAACAGGCGGAGACGACCACCACGCGTCAATACGGCGGCACCGGTCTGGGACTCACCATCAGCCGCAACCTCGCCCGTCTACTTGGCGGGGATTTGACCGCCGCCAGTGTGTTGGGCGAAGGCTCAACGTTTACCTTAACTTTCCCAGTTAAATATCAAAAAGACAGCGCTTCTTCCGCCGCCATAGTGGAACCTGTCCATTCAGCTGAAACCGCCCTGACAGAATCCAATAAACAAGAAGAAGAGAAAAACGAAGCGCACTCTCAAAAGACAATTCTGGTCGTAGAAGATACTGAACTCAACATCAACTTCATCACCCAATTACTGGAAGACGACTACAACCTGATCTTCGCCAAAAACGGCGCTCAGGGCGTTACACTGGCACAATTAGAAAAGCCGGACCTTATCCTCATGGATATCTCGCTCCCCATCATGGACGGATATGAAGCCACACGTCGAATCCGTGGTAGCATGGCGGATATTCCTATCATTGGATTATCCGCTTACGCCATGGTTGGAGATGCGGAAAAGGCAAAAGAGGCGGGCTGTAACGATTACGTCACCAAGCCTGTGGATGGAAATCTCTTGAAACAAAAAATCAAAAATTACCTGAGGTGA
- a CDS encoding response regulator gives MSKATVLIVDDEPFNIEVLEQAMEGSEYQVLTASNGKEAWEKIQSEEPDLVLLDLMMPVMDGFQVLAKVKEDSMLRDIPVIIVSAEHDSKSVVKGIKQGAEDYLTKPVDPAQFLKKVKEFLG, from the coding sequence ATGAGCAAAGCAACAGTTCTGATCGTGGACGATGAGCCGTTCAACATCGAAGTGCTGGAGCAGGCAATGGAAGGATCGGAGTATCAAGTCTTGACCGCATCCAATGGGAAGGAAGCCTGGGAAAAAATCCAAAGCGAAGAACCGGACCTAGTCCTGCTCGACCTGATGATGCCTGTCATGGATGGTTTCCAGGTTCTCGCGAAAGTCAAAGAGGATTCCATGCTGCGCGATATTCCCGTCATCATCGTCTCCGCTGAACACGACTCGAAAAGCGTGGTCAAGGGGATCAAGCAGGGCGCGGAAGATTACCTCACCAAGCCAGTTGACCCCGCCCAATTCCTGAAGAAAGTAAAGGAATTCCTGGGTTAG